A window of Piliocolobus tephrosceles isolate RC106 chromosome 13, ASM277652v3, whole genome shotgun sequence contains these coding sequences:
- the BET1L gene encoding BET1-like protein, with protein sequence MADWARAQSPGAVEEILDRENKRMADSLASKVTRLKSLALDIDRDAEDQNRYLDGMDSDFTSMTGLLTGSVKRFSTMARSGRDNRKLLCGMAVGLIVAFFILSYFLSRART encoded by the exons ATGGCGGACTGGGCTCGGG CTCAGAGCCCGGGCGCTGTGGAAGAGATTCTAGACCGGGAGAACAAGCGAATGGCCGACAGCCTGGCCTCCAAAGTCACCAGGCTCAAATCG CTTGCCCTGGACATCGATAGGGATGCAGAGGATCAGAACCGGTACCTGGATGGCATG GACTCGGATTTCACAAGCATGACCGGCCTGCTTACAGGCAGTGTGAAGCGCTTTTCCACAATGGCAAGGTCCGGACGAGACAACCGGAAGCTTCTATGTGGCATGGCTGTGGGTCTAATTGTGGCCTTCTTCATCCTCTCCTACTTCTTGTCGAGGGCAAGGACGTGA